A region of Desulfonauticus submarinus DNA encodes the following proteins:
- a CDS encoding DUF169 domain-containing protein encodes MEYSKVREQLIWNLRLDFDPVGITFVYDESLESSLPITHRAKVKITYCQFLTAARQNRMAFYMKPEKLLCQNAWPVFNFRDLEQEADTKRHLKYLIDKDLAWEAVQQKARLEKGCKGIYMAPIDFFDKAEIKPDLLFMICTPYQAYHILNDYMGGMKKPNLSFFHTPNSAVCSGSVWAFNNNTANMTTMCAGSKTSGKTEMAYLNVFIPGKHIEPFITQQQKRVAMGEGASLLGKGSQPWPGLDVCKGCPLFKFEAV; translated from the coding sequence ATGGAGTACAGTAAAGTACGAGAGCAACTTATTTGGAATCTTCGTTTGGACTTTGATCCTGTAGGCATCACCTTTGTGTATGATGAATCTCTTGAGTCCAGCTTACCTATCACTCACCGAGCCAAAGTTAAAATTACCTACTGCCAATTTTTAACTGCTGCACGCCAAAACAGAATGGCATTTTACATGAAACCAGAGAAACTTTTATGTCAAAATGCCTGGCCAGTATTTAATTTTAGAGACTTAGAACAAGAAGCTGATACCAAACGGCATCTCAAGTATTTAATCGACAAAGACCTTGCTTGGGAAGCTGTTCAACAAAAAGCTCGTTTGGAAAAAGGCTGTAAAGGTATTTATATGGCTCCAATTGACTTTTTTGATAAAGCAGAGATTAAACCAGATCTCTTATTTATGATTTGTACGCCATATCAGGCTTATCATATCTTAAATGATTACATGGGCGGCATGAAAAAACCTAACCTTTCCTTTTTCCATACCCCCAACTCTGCAGTATGTTCAGGTAGTGTTTGGGCCTTTAACAATAACACAGCTAATATGACTACAATGTGTGCTGGCTCTAAAACATCAGGAAAAACAGAGATGGCATACCTTAATGTTTTTATCCCTGGCAAACACATAGAACCATTTATAACACAACAACAAAAACGCGTTGCTATGGGAGAAGGAGCATCTTTATTAGGTAAAGGATCTCAACCTTGGCCAGGACTTGATGTATGTAAAGGATGCCCTTTATTTAAATTTGAAGCAGTTTAA
- a CDS encoding two-component system sensor histidine kinase NtrB: protein MTLPMLPIWTVDFVGSSLMIVISFLCVYMAVYLFLQDKENAVWIYFLWITSGLAFFALSRGIGHIAKDLLIVSGHTDIWKKLRPYSGAFNTITFILVASITLFFERIWKIYQTIIRDKQALQKSHEQILYLNKHLEDLVAERTLKLKSSEKKYRRIFESSRDMIVVTDKKGLILELNTAGSSLLGLAKENLLQKKHYLKSFFAHDSDWDKIVTQLLNQGYINDIETELVSPVKKNIRYVLLNGTVEYFEEKEKNSNLKEIFHFLVKDITRRKTMEQQLLQADKLASIGKLAAGVAHEINNPLNIILGYTQLLLKHEQKGTQKYEDLRIIEKHVCACRNIVNDLLKFSRRSKTQKQFINLNELIKEVIKVASQQFEFDRIKIETNYDPNVPSMVLDGDKIKQVFMNIFMNAKDAIGEDGKITISTNYLEKKHTVEIKIQDTGCGIEPHHISKIFDPFFTTKETGKGTGLGLSVSYGIIKEHDGDIKVFSKVGQGTTFLITLPIRE from the coding sequence ATGACTTTACCAATGCTCCCAATATGGACCGTAGATTTCGTTGGTTCTTCTTTAATGATAGTTATCTCATTTTTATGTGTATACATGGCTGTTTATCTATTTCTGCAAGATAAAGAAAATGCTGTATGGATATATTTTCTATGGATTACAAGTGGTCTTGCTTTTTTTGCTCTTTCAAGAGGAATTGGTCATATTGCAAAAGACTTATTAATTGTAAGTGGACATACAGATATATGGAAAAAATTACGACCATATAGTGGAGCATTTAATACTATAACATTTATTTTAGTAGCATCTATTACTCTATTCTTTGAAAGGATATGGAAAATTTACCAAACAATTATAAGAGATAAACAAGCTCTACAAAAAAGTCATGAACAAATTCTATATCTAAATAAACATTTAGAAGATTTGGTTGCTGAAAGAACTCTTAAACTAAAATCTTCTGAAAAAAAATATCGGCGTATCTTTGAATCTTCTAGGGATATGATTGTCGTAACTGATAAAAAAGGACTTATTCTAGAGCTAAATACGGCAGGCAGTTCTCTCTTGGGATTAGCAAAAGAAAACCTACTTCAAAAAAAACATTATTTGAAATCTTTTTTTGCTCATGATTCAGACTGGGACAAAATTGTCACCCAACTTCTTAATCAGGGCTATATAAATGATATTGAAACTGAACTAGTAAGTCCGGTAAAAAAAAATATTCGCTATGTACTTTTAAACGGTACAGTAGAATACTTTGAAGAAAAAGAAAAAAACTCTAATTTAAAAGAAATTTTTCACTTTTTAGTAAAAGATATTACTAGAAGAAAAACAATGGAACAACAGCTATTACAAGCAGATAAATTAGCATCTATCGGGAAGTTAGCTGCTGGAGTAGCTCATGAAATCAATAATCCTCTAAATATTATTCTAGGTTACACCCAACTTTTATTAAAACATGAGCAAAAAGGAACTCAAAAATATGAAGACTTACGTATAATTGAAAAACATGTATGTGCTTGCAGAAATATAGTTAACGACCTCTTAAAATTTTCTAGAAGATCAAAAACTCAAAAACAATTTATTAATTTAAACGAGCTTATAAAAGAAGTTATAAAAGTTGCTTCACAACAATTTGAATTTGATAGAATTAAAATAGAAACTAACTATGATCCAAATGTCCCTTCTATGGTTCTAGATGGAGATAAAATAAAACAAGTGTTTATGAATATATTTATGAACGCTAAAGATGCTATTGGAGAAGATGGCAAAATTACAATATCAACAAATTACCTTGAAAAGAAGCATACTGTGGAGATAAAAATTCAAGATACAGGATGTGGGATAGAACCTCATCACATTTCAAAAATATTTGATCCTTTTTTTACCACTAAAGAAACAGGAAAAGGAACGGGTTTAGGCCTTTCTGTAAGCTATGGAATAATTAAAGAACATGATGGAGATATAAAAGTATTTAGCAAGGTAGGCCAGGGAACCACTTTCTTAATAACCTTACCAATAAGAGAGTAA
- a CDS encoding sigma-54-dependent transcriptional regulator, whose product MVRERILIVDDEPDLLRLLKRSLEEDLQCIIETALSGEEALNILSQKSMDVVLIDMKMPGMSGLELLQFILEDHPWMTIVMMTAHGCIELAVEAIKSGAYDFITKPFDTETISFTLQKALERSRLLRENLRLQKDIRTCTSFQDIVGTSPKMKRIYELIQTVATTDITVLITGESGTGKDLVARAIHSLSKRKDFPFVAVNCPTVPEHILESELFGYKKGAFTHATQNKIGLFQEAHKGTIFLDEIGDISANIQTKLLRVLQEKTIKPLGDTKTISVDVRVIASTNRNLQEAIKQGKFREDLYYRLNVIPIELPPLRERKEDIPLLVNHFLKKHGQELNRPNKRLSPELMEIFLENDWEGNVRELENIVIRGILFAPEEEIRPEHIGLKPYKNPNISPELNLIPNLPYKKAKEYILKKFHKLYLGKLLKETGGNVTQAARNCGLERQALQQIMKRYNITAKPFRKK is encoded by the coding sequence ATGGTAAGAGAACGTATTTTAATTGTAGATGACGAACCAGACCTTCTAAGATTGTTAAAAAGAAGCTTAGAAGAAGATTTGCAATGTATTATTGAAACTGCTCTATCAGGAGAAGAAGCCTTAAATATTTTATCTCAAAAAAGCATGGATGTTGTCCTCATAGATATGAAAATGCCTGGGATGAGTGGTTTAGAACTCTTACAATTTATTCTAGAAGATCACCCATGGATGACCATAGTAATGATGACTGCCCATGGTTGCATTGAGCTGGCTGTAGAAGCAATAAAAAGTGGTGCATACGATTTCATTACCAAACCTTTTGATACAGAAACTATTTCCTTCACTTTGCAAAAAGCCTTAGAAAGAAGCAGATTGCTTAGAGAAAATTTACGTCTGCAAAAAGATATTCGGACATGCACCTCTTTTCAAGATATTGTTGGTACCAGCCCCAAAATGAAAAGAATCTATGAGCTTATTCAAACAGTTGCCACAACAGATATAACTGTATTGATTACTGGGGAATCAGGTACAGGAAAAGACTTAGTTGCACGGGCAATACACTCCCTAAGCAAAAGAAAAGATTTTCCTTTTGTAGCAGTAAATTGTCCAACTGTTCCTGAACACATCTTGGAAAGTGAGCTGTTTGGATATAAAAAAGGAGCTTTTACTCACGCTACCCAAAATAAAATTGGTCTTTTTCAAGAAGCTCACAAGGGCACTATCTTTTTAGATGAAATAGGAGATATAAGCGCTAATATCCAAACTAAATTACTTAGAGTTCTCCAAGAAAAAACCATTAAACCATTAGGAGATACTAAAACTATTAGTGTGGATGTAAGGGTTATTGCTTCTACTAACAGGAATTTACAAGAAGCTATAAAACAAGGCAAATTTAGAGAAGACCTTTATTACAGACTAAACGTTATTCCTATAGAATTGCCCCCTTTAAGGGAACGAAAAGAAGATATTCCTCTTTTAGTAAACCATTTTTTAAAAAAACACGGACAAGAACTAAATAGACCTAATAAACGCCTTTCCCCTGAACTTATGGAAATTTTTCTCGAAAACGACTGGGAAGGAAATGTTAGAGAACTAGAAAATATTGTTATAAGAGGAATATTATTTGCCCCTGAAGAGGAAATACGTCCTGAACACATCGGCTTAAAACCATATAAAAACCCAAATATATCACCAGAACTAAATTTAATTCCCAATTTACCTTATAAAAAAGCTAAAGAATATATTTTAAAAAAATTTCATAAATTATACTTAGGAAAATTACTTAAAGAAACAGGAGGAAACGTTACTCAAGCAGCAAGAAATTGTGGTCTCGAAAGACAAGCCCTTCAGCAAATTATGAAAAGATATAATATAACTGCAAAACCTTTCAGAAAAAAATAA
- a CDS encoding NADH-quinone oxidoreductase subunit 5 family protein, translated as MNWPSIALLCILIPIGTGLLSLFLNSSFPRKVVVILNSIFLSTLSILLYIKGPFPITNTFTKINNFYDYLICGLDFLLLFYIVFIGTKLKNRTITIMSSIQIIILFLVEIIHNKSDIYPLVADKFSLMMILIVSIVGSIITIYALQYMKRHEEHLHLTTSKQNKFFFFMLIFLGAMNGLILSNNLLWMYFFWEVTTLCSFMLIGHDDTDEAKANAQKALWMNLLGGVTFILGLFILALNHLPLEITLLLNSKIGSSMLLVMALLCIAGFTKSAQVPFQSWLTGAMVAPTPVSALLHSSTMVNAGVYLILRLAPIYQKTLFSSYLAFLGAFTFIATSILALSQKNGKKILAYSTIGNLGMIVACAGIGSPAAIGAGILLILFHAVSKGLLFMGMGYIEQNIGSRIIEDMRGLYLKMPKTTLIMAFGMLTMFLPPFGALLSKWMIIEASSKNPMVVIMLALGSAFTVVFWARWAGLILCHTKNKKPSQEILPLFIRLSFFPLALLIALLSILVLPIYSNIIVPTLKLYYKTISYSLLQGGFNSEVGAFSIYPLFLFFIIATIWTIHVIKKYSKRTYVNPYMSGIEEIQNDNYGHLGPLNQFVKFTAGNFYLLEYLGEEKLMLGINIIAIGTIIVSIAGVF; from the coding sequence GTGAATTGGCCAAGTATTGCACTTTTATGTATTCTTATCCCAATAGGAACAGGCCTTTTAAGTTTGTTCTTAAACTCTTCATTTCCACGTAAAGTAGTAGTTATACTAAATTCTATTTTTCTATCAACACTATCTATACTACTCTACATAAAAGGACCGTTTCCCATAACTAATACATTTACAAAAATTAATAATTTTTATGATTATCTTATATGTGGGTTGGATTTTTTACTATTATTTTATATTGTGTTTATTGGTACAAAATTAAAAAACAGAACAATCACTATAATGTCATCTATACAAATAATAATTTTATTTCTTGTTGAAATTATACATAATAAATCTGATATATATCCTTTAGTAGCAGATAAGTTTTCTCTTATGATGATTTTAATAGTTTCAATTGTTGGGTCTATTATCACTATTTATGCCTTACAGTATATGAAAAGACATGAAGAACATTTACATCTAACTACTTCAAAACAAAATAAATTCTTCTTTTTTATGCTAATTTTTTTAGGAGCAATGAATGGCTTAATTCTAAGCAATAATTTACTTTGGATGTATTTTTTTTGGGAAGTTACTACTCTTTGCTCCTTCATGCTAATAGGTCATGATGATACAGATGAGGCAAAAGCCAATGCCCAAAAAGCATTATGGATGAATCTTTTAGGGGGAGTTACCTTTATTTTGGGACTCTTTATCTTAGCTCTAAATCACCTTCCACTAGAGATAACTTTACTTCTTAACAGCAAAATTGGCAGCAGTATGTTGTTAGTAATGGCTTTACTTTGCATAGCTGGATTTACTAAATCTGCTCAAGTTCCATTTCAAAGTTGGCTCACAGGTGCAATGGTAGCTCCTACACCAGTATCTGCTCTTTTACACTCTTCGACTATGGTCAATGCTGGAGTATACCTTATCTTACGTCTAGCTCCTATTTATCAAAAAACACTCTTTTCTTCTTATCTTGCTTTCTTAGGTGCATTTACCTTTATTGCAACTTCCATTTTAGCTCTTAGCCAAAAGAATGGGAAAAAAATTCTTGCCTACTCCACTATTGGAAATTTGGGAATGATTGTAGCTTGTGCAGGAATAGGATCTCCTGCAGCTATTGGAGCTGGGATCCTACTTATTCTCTTTCATGCTGTTTCTAAAGGACTTTTATTCATGGGTATGGGTTATATAGAACAAAACATAGGAAGCAGAATAATCGAAGATATGCGTGGACTTTACTTGAAAATGCCTAAAACAACTTTAATTATGGCATTTGGCATGCTTACCATGTTTCTCCCTCCTTTTGGAGCTCTTTTAAGTAAGTGGATGATAATAGAAGCTTCTTCTAAAAATCCAATGGTAGTAATTATGTTGGCCCTAGGAAGTGCTTTTACAGTGGTGTTTTGGGCTCGTTGGGCAGGCCTTATTTTATGCCACACTAAAAACAAAAAACCTTCTCAAGAAATACTTCCTCTTTTTATAAGGTTAAGTTTTTTCCCTTTAGCCTTACTTATTGCACTATTAAGTATTTTGGTTTTACCAATTTACTCTAATATAATTGTTCCAACATTAAAACTATATTATAAAACGATATCATATTCCCTTCTTCAAGGAGGATTTAATAGTGAAGTAGGAGCATTTTCTATTTATCCTTTATTCTTATTTTTTATCATAGCCACAATTTGGACAATTCATGTTATTAAAAAATACAGTAAACGTACCTATGTAAATCCTTATATGTCTGGAATAGAGGAAATTCAAAACGATAATTATGGACATTTAGGACCATTAAATCAATTTGTTAAATTTACTGCTGGTAATTTTTATCTATTAGAATATTTAGGAGAAGAAAAATTAATGCTTGGTATTAACATCATTGCAATTGGAACAATTATAGTAAGCATTGCAGGTGTTTTTTAA
- a CDS encoding respiratory chain complex I subunit 1 family protein yields MQNIIIAILAIIIAPLLGGIIAGIDRKLTAKLQGRYGPPILQPFYDLLKLFAKQKMAVNSVQVFCAWMYLISAISALFLFALKSDLLMIFFVLTIGSVFLTIGASATPSPYSQIGAQRELIQMLTYEPLLIVVFVSIYFVTGSFKIDAILNYPKPIFLSLPLIYLVLGFALTIKLRKSPFDISTSHHGHQEIVKGILTEYSGPHLALIELGHWYEIILVLGICALFWSTNIFGLIILLAITYFAEVFVDNLVSRATWRWMLGYVWGVGISLALFNIAFLYANKFVN; encoded by the coding sequence ATACAAAATATCATTATAGCTATTCTTGCCATTATCATTGCTCCTTTATTAGGAGGAATTATTGCGGGCATAGATCGTAAATTAACAGCTAAGCTTCAAGGACGCTATGGTCCTCCTATTCTTCAACCTTTTTATGATCTTTTAAAACTATTTGCCAAACAAAAAATGGCTGTAAATAGTGTTCAAGTATTTTGTGCCTGGATGTACCTTATTTCTGCTATCAGCGCCCTTTTCTTATTTGCCTTAAAATCTGACTTACTTATGATCTTTTTTGTTTTAACTATTGGTTCTGTATTTTTAACCATTGGCGCATCTGCAACCCCTTCTCCCTATAGCCAAATTGGAGCACAAAGGGAACTTATTCAAATGCTTACCTATGAACCTCTATTAATTGTAGTATTTGTAAGCATTTATTTTGTGACTGGAAGTTTTAAAATAGACGCTATCTTAAACTATCCTAAACCCATTTTTTTAAGCTTACCACTTATCTATTTAGTCTTGGGCTTTGCCCTTACCATAAAGCTTAGAAAATCCCCCTTTGATATTTCTACTTCTCATCACGGTCATCAAGAAATTGTTAAAGGCATCCTTACAGAATATTCTGGCCCTCATTTGGCTTTAATAGAATTAGGACATTGGTATGAAATTATTTTAGTTTTAGGAATTTGTGCTTTATTTTGGTCAACAAATATCTTTGGCCTTATAATTTTATTAGCCATAACTTATTTTGCTGAAGTCTTTGTTGATAACTTAGTTAGCAGAGCAACTTGGAGATGGATGTTAGGATATGTCTGGGGAGTGGGCATATCTTTAGCGCTTTTTAATATTGCATTTTTATATGCTAATAAATTTGTAAACTAG
- a CDS encoding NADH-quinone oxidoreductase subunit B family protein, producing the protein MSILNKILQKSKIKSPWLLHYDCSSCNGCDIEILACLTPIYDVERFGIINTGNPKHADILLVTGGVNNRNKHVLKNLYNQMPDPKVVVSVGSCGNTGGIFKDAYNIIGGIDKVIPVDVYVPGCPPKPEAIIDGVVQALEILAQKTAKQNQKVEKEDVG; encoded by the coding sequence ATGAGTATATTAAACAAAATATTACAAAAATCAAAAATAAAATCTCCCTGGCTCTTACATTATGACTGTAGCAGTTGTAATGGCTGTGATATAGAAATACTAGCCTGCCTAACTCCTATATATGATGTAGAGCGTTTTGGCATTATAAATACAGGAAACCCAAAACATGCTGATATTCTATTAGTTACAGGTGGTGTCAATAATAGAAATAAACATGTATTAAAAAATCTTTACAATCAAATGCCAGACCCAAAAGTTGTTGTTTCTGTGGGAAGTTGTGGGAATACTGGAGGTATATTCAAAGATGCGTACAATATTATAGGCGGAATAGATAAAGTTATTCCTGTTGATGTGTATGTCCCAGGTTGTCCGCCAAAACCAGAGGCTATTATTGATGGCGTTGTTCAGGCTTTAGAAATTTTAGCTCAAAAAACAGCAAAACAAAACCAAAAGGTGGAGAAAGAAGATGTTGGATAA